The DNA region TGGTATCAGCTTTGACCATGACCCGCAACGGAAATGCCATCTCCTTGTGCAAACGCTTTTACGACCAAGGGATATATAGTTTGGCAGACTTCAAAAAGATGCTGCTAAAATCTCCCAACGTCCAGCACAGAATGGGTATCGTACATCCATCTTCCATGCACAACCTGCTATTGCGGTATTGGTTAGCTGCTGGTGGGATAGATCCCGATCGCGATGTTAGCCTGCAAAACCTGCCACCCGCCCAAATGATCGTAGACTTGCAAGCGGGAAGCATCGATGGTTTCTGCGTCGGCGAACCTTGGAACTACCGCGCCGCAATGGAAGGAGTAGGTTTTACCGTCGCCACCGACTTGGAAATTTGGCCGGGACATCCGGGGAAAGTTCTCGGCGTGCGGGAAGATTGGGCGAACGCTTATCCCAACACCCACATCGCTTTAGTAAAAGCATTGCTAGAAGCGGGACAATATTGCGCCGATCCAAAAAACGCCTTAGAAATACGTCAAATTTTGGAAAGTCGGGAATATCTAAGTACCGATATTTCTTATATCCAATTAGGAGATCCCGCATCTGCTAGCTGTAACTTAGATCGACCGATGCGCGAATATGCCCATCATATTTTCTTCGGTGATGGCGCAAATCGCCCCAGTCGCACAGAACATCTTTGGCATATCGTACAAATGGCGCGTTGGGGTGACGTTCCTTTCCCCAGAAATTGGTTGGAAATTTTAGAAAGAGGTTGTCGGGTAAGTGTTTTCAGTACGGCGGCGCGAGAATTGGGCGTACTGGATGTGAAATACAATCGCGGCAATATTCAACTTTTTGATGGCAGCACTTTCGATGCCGAAGATCCGATTTCCTATCTCAACAATTTGAAGATTAAACGCGATTTCACGATGGCGGAAATTATCCTCGATTCTCGGACAATCAAAGCTGCTTAATAGGTAATAGTTACTGGGTAGTTGGTAGTAGGTAATATCCTGTCAGGTTCATCAGTTGTGTAAAAAATTTGTCTTCCTATCTGCGTGCATCTGCGTTCATCTGTCTACCCTACGGGAAGGCTTCGCCTACATCTGCGGTTAAAATTTAACCAAGATTTCGGCAGACAATCCAGAAGCTCGTTCTTACACTTAAATCTGCCATCTGCCATCTGAAATTTTCCCCACTACCTACTACCCACTACCAATGACAAATCTCTCAACAGGAATCATAATGACTTACACTGAAAAAGCGAAAAAGAAAACTACCCGATCGAAATCTCGCGAAGCATTTTTGACAATCGAGGGCGTATCGAAAGTTTATCCCACAGCACAGGGGCCATACACCGTATTAAAAGATGTCAACCTGACGGTGAATGAAGGCGAATTTATCTGCGTGATCGGTCACTCTGGATGCGGGAAATCAACTTTGCTGAACATGGTTTCTGGTTTTGCTACGCCTACTGACGGAGAAGTGCGCCTGGAAGGGCAACGCATCGGGGAACCAGGACCAGATAGAATGGTGGTATTTCAAAACTACGCTTTGTTGCCTTGGTTAACCGCGTTTGAAAATGTTTATTTGGCAATTGATTCGGTTTATCCCGACAAACCGGAACCGGAAAAAAGAGCGATTACTCGCGAACATTTGGCAATGGTAGGATTGACGGAAGCAGCAGATAAAAAACCCACTCAAATTTCCGGCGGTATGAAACAGCGGGTTTCGATCGCCCGCGCTTTGGCAATTCGTCCGAAAGTGTTAGTTTTGGACGAACCTTTTGGCGCTTTGGATGCAATTACGAAGGAAGAATTGCAGGAAGAATTGCTGAAAATTTGGACGGATCACCGCTGCACTGTGTTGATGATTACTCACGATATCGATGAAGCTTTGTTTTTGGCAGATAAGTTGGTGATGATGACCAATGGCCCTGCTGCTAATATTGGGGAAGTCATGCAAATTCCGTTTCCACGTCCGCGCGATCGATCGCAAATTATGGAAGATCCAGAATACTATAATTTGCGGAACTACGCCTTAGATTACCTATTCCGTCGATTTGCTCACGATGCGGATGAGGAGTAATTTTTTCCCGCTGATGAACGCAGATACTTATATCTGCGTTCATCAGCGGTTTTTATTTCCGTATTTTGATAATATTTAACCAATTTTATCCACCATTTTCCATCAAGCCAATAACTCATCTACCGCCACACTGAAACCTTGTAGAACAACCTGAGTGCTAACTACCTCACCAGAAATAAATACAAGTCGCTGATTTTGGGTAATCGCAATAATCCAACGACTGTCAGGAAATACCAGCCAAACTTCTTGGCAACCAGATTGTAAATACTCTTGAGCTTTAGCAATTACCTCTTCGGCAAAATCTGTAGGTGAAACTATCTCAGCGATTAGTGGGAAACTCTGGGGAAGCACAGCAGATTCGCCAAATTGAGCGAGTAATTCTGGGGTCAGATAAGCAACATCAGGATAACGACCCTGCTTATTAGTGCGACAGGGAACCTCTGTATAAACTTCTCCCCCTTGTCCGCTGGAGTCTTTGTAATTTCCCCAGGAACGAGCTAGTCTAGACTGAATCCGGCTATGCTTGAGTGTCATACCACTTTTCTCCACCACTTTTTCATCCATCCATTCCATCGGATGTTTTTCAACCAATTTCCCATCCACCCATTCTGTACCTTCAGGGGGATTTCGCATCCAGTCTTCTAGTGAAAAGATCTCTGTTATTTGGGGTACAACTGTAGAAGTTATCATTGCTATTTATTGGACTTTGCAGAATTTACTAACATTATTACATCGAAGGCCCGATCGCACCTACCTCATCCCACATTTTACCGATCAAAGCAACCCGGCAATAATATTGATGCTCATTGCCAAAATAGCCGTATTAAAAAAGAAAGATAGCACCCCATGTAGTAGCGCCAAACGCCTCATCGATCGCGATGTGGTAGCAACATCTGAAACCTGGCCAGTCATGCCAATCACAAAAGAAAAATATAAAAAATCCCAATAATCTGGCTCGTTATCGCTGGGAAAATCTAGACCTCCAGCATTGCCTTCACTGGCGGTGTCCCGATCGTCGCGGTAGTAGCAGTGTGCATAGTGTAGCGCGAACATCGTATGCACCAACAACCACGAACCTACGATCGTCATCACCGAAAGCGTTAAGTGTAGGGTCAGCAGAAGAGTCGAGATCCCTTTTTTATCATTAAGCACGAACACAATAGCTAGCACGCTAGTACAAGCGGCAGCGATAACCAAGGTTAAAATAGCCAAGCGACTTTCGTCTTGACGTTGAGCATTACGACGCATCTTTTGTGGCGTGGCGCTAAGCATCATCCACCAAGCTAAGGCTAATAAACAGACAACGCCTGAGTTCCAAGCACAGAGAATCCGAGTTGGCAAGTGCAGCGAGGATGGGAGTAGTCCTGAGACTAAAGCAGATATGCCGATCGAAATCAGCAGTCGGGGTTTAGCATCTAGCGTTTTGAACAACTTGGGTAGGAAGACGGATTTTACAACTCTGTAGACTATACCAGGTGTGTCTGAGTAAGGCTACTCAGCTTGCTAAACCAGCAGTCTGAGGTTGCAGAAGACAAACTAATTGGTCGATCCCTTTTTGCAGGTGTCGCGTTACCGTCATCGGACTGACACCAATTCGCTTAGCCGCTTCCTTACGGGGTAGTTCGCGTAGAAATACGCACTCAATAGCTGCTCTAGTTTTTTCTTCTAACTGGTTCATAGCACCTTGCAATTGTTGCCGCTCTTCCTCTAAATTTTGGAAGGCTTGATAGCGAGAGTCAGGTAATGTCTCTGCCAAACTCACCGGACTATCTACTTGGTGGGAAACAGTAGCATCCAAACTTAGAGGCTGGCGGTTTTGGGCAGCCAATTGGCTCTCCCGCCACTCTTGCACAGATACTTTAAGTACTTGGGCAATTTCGGAATCTTTAGGCGATCGGCCCAAGGTTGCTGTCAGTTCTTTTCGCACCTTTTCCCCTTCATTGTAGAGTTCTTGCCATCTGCGGGGAACCTTGACTATACTGCTCTTATCGCGCAGAAAATGCAGCATCTCGCCCCGAATGTAAGGAATCGCAAAAGAACTAAAGGCACATCCTTGAGTAGGGTCGAATCGTTCGATCGCCCGAATCAAACCGAAATAACCAATTTGTTCTAAATCTTCATAGGGTTCAGCACACTGATGGCTGATTCGATGGGCTACTTTGCGAACCAATCCAGCGTGCAACCGTACCAGTTGATTCCGCAGCGCAACTGAAGGATTTTGGTGATAGGAAACCATCATTTCCATCCCATAAGAGCTAATATCATACTGAGTTGCTGTCATAAAAAATCCTCTGCCGGAAAAACCCATCTCGTCTAAGTATGTTTAGGTCATCTCTCTTTCGGCTGATATTAGAGTGTTGACCCTATCTAAATTCATTGTCTGTAGATAACGAGAGATATACCATCGTTGTTTTACGGAAATCACAGCGAAGGTTGCACGGAGGATCAGCATAAACACGCAAACCACCCTAAAGCCCAGGTCAAGTAATCCCGTGAAAGCGGGGGGTTAACCGAACAGCATTGCCTCTACCCGCGACTGGCTTATGGCTTAGGATCTAAGTAAAAATGAGATTAAAGCGCAATTTTGGCTCTTTAAGCAAAAATCACCCCAAAAAAGTGAGGGAGTATCATGAGTCATACCAGCAACTTCCGTGAAGCGTTTCGAGAGGCCAAAGGCAACGCGCTTGTTGGCCCCAACGTAATTGCCAACGCCCTCCCCTTTGTAGGCGGCGGGCTGGTTTTAACAGCAGTTGGCACCTATGGCGGTCTGGGAGTTATCCGTAACTATCCAAGCATATTCTTCCCAACCTTCATCGGTGCGGTCATCGTCGAGTTGATTCTTTTCTTTGTGGCCCAAGGGGTTGTCGCACAAGGTAACAATAAAGTTGCCCTGCCCCTGCTGGCTACGTACAGCCTGCTGTCTGGCTACACCCTCAGCGGGCTGGTGTTTCTTGCCCTGAGAAGTCAGGGCGTTGGCATTCAAGGAGTTGGTATTGCCGCCCTTGGTTGTGGCATTGCCTTTATTGCCGGTCGTCAAATAGGCTCCAACCTATCTGAGGAAGACGGCATGGCTTTGAGTAAAACAATAAGTATAGGGATTCTTGCCCTATGCGTTGTTGTTTTTGGTCAATTCCTGCTGGCAATGTTTGGCGTCTACACCCCAACCTTTTTAGAAATTGGCATTTCAGGGATTGGCGTCCTTCTATTTGCTGGTGCTGCGGTGGTAGATTTCTTCATTCTGCCGCGCACCTACCGCGATGATGAGTACTTGCCAGCTGCGCTGTCGATGTACTTAACTTACATCAACTTGTTTATCTTCATTTTGCGGTTGCTGATTGCGATCAATAGTCGCGACTAGAGGTAAGCTGGATTAACTTTATCAGTAGGGTGGGCATTGCCCACCCTTTAACCTGCAATTACCAGAGCCAAAAACGAAGGTATTATACAAATGCCCAGTTCCCCACAACTGTCAGACGAGGAAATCTATCAACAAGTAGCCAATATCGTGGGACAGTTTAAACTCTTAGAATGTAATGAGTGTGCAGAAGCTATCAAAGAATGGTTAAAAGCCAATGGAATTAACGGTATCCATCTGAAAATAAAACTTATAGGACGAGGGAGCTTTATTGTCAGTCAACGCTTGGACGAAGGTAGAACAAACATTACACAGAATGGCACGCACTACGGCATTGAAGTTCGGAACAAAGTGTTTGATAATCTATCAACAACAGGACAGACCAGAGAAGAGTGGATAAAAGACTTTGACTGTCCGAGCAGTCAGTTTAGTATCGAAGAAGTAGAAAAATTTTAATTGTCGTTAAAGGCCAAGGAGAGAAAAAAATGACTGAACTTTACGACTTACTCAATAAAATTCAACAGAAACCAGGAATGTACATCGGACGCCCTTCTGTCAGCGATTTATTTATGTTCTTGTGTGGCTATCAATACGCCCATCAAAATATGGGAAACCCCATAACCGAACAGGAAAACGAATTTCACGAGTTCCAGCCTTGGTTGCAGAAAAGATTTGGCGTTAGTACCTCGGCTTCTTGGGCAAGAATTATACTATTATATTCTGGTGATGAAGCCGATGGCTTAAAAAATTTCTTTGATTTATTGACGGAGTTTAGAAACGAGAGACAGCAATCGTCTATGACGTTACCATCAGATAGTAGTAAGGATCTAACGCTTCTACATTCTTAGAATACAGATTCAGTATTGGCTTTTTTGGGATGATAAACCGGGGTTCTTTGGTTGTCAAGGTCGATATTTTGTTGTGATAACCCGCATATTCCCGGTTTCATCGGATTATTGAATTGGAATTATAGTAAGAAATGAGAAACTTCCTTTCTGCTTTAAGCGAGGGAGTGGTTAATAAAATAGACCTCTCCAACATACAAACCAACGCGCAAGCGCGTGGGGTAAAATAGATCTTTACTTTGCCAAAAATGAGCCAACTAAGAGAATATATAGAAAAGCACCCATTGGAGGCCCAAAGGTTAGTGGGGCTAGATTACGAACAATTAAGGTCGTTAATCAGTTGATTTAAGTTATATCTAAGGTCAAGCTCGTAGCTAAGCTCTCGTTCAATAGACATCTCCAAAAAAGATGCTGGAAGCCTTATCTATTAAATTGCAACTTTAGTTTCTGGAGAAGTCTATTGAAAAATCTAACTCCAAAGCGATATCAGTGATATCCAAGTATCTTAAAATTAAAATAGACCAATCATCCCTAAACAGGGAAAAATTAAATTAAGACCGCTACCATGATTGAAGTACTAGATATCAAACGCGAAGTCGAAACGTTGTCCCAGCGCTTAGGCCAAATCCGAGACTATCTTTAACAGCCCCGCTTTAAGTGCAAAAATCAAACAACTAGAGCAGTGGTTCGCTCAAACTGAATCTGGAAACGATCGCACGCTTCCCCATCATAAGCTGCAAGAATTTGAAAACCTCGAATCCGATTTGCAGCAGTACGCTCAGTGGCAAACTAACCTAGAAGATATCAAAGCTGCCTCAGAACTGCTGGAGTTAGAAGCCGACGAGGAGTTAAGGCAAGAAACCGAAACGAAAATTACTCAGTTGAACTGCTTTCTCGAACAGTTTGAGTTGCACCTGCTGATGTCCGAACCCTTCGACCAAAACGGAGCATTCCTGATTGTTAATGCTGAAGCTGATGAGACAGATACCCAAGATTGGGTAGAAATGTTGCTGCGGATGTATGGTGGATGGGGACAGAAGCAGGGCTATAAACTACATATCGTCGATGAAAAGGGCAGGGACTATGGGGGAATTAAATCTGCCACTTTGGAAATATCCGGTCGCTACGCCTACGGCTACCTCAAGGCAGAAACGGGAAGGCATCGACTAGAGCGGATTTCTCCCTTCAATCCCAACAGCAAGCGGCCCACTAGCTTTGCTCGTGTGGAAGTGATACCAATTCTGGATGATTCGGTTGATCTGGAGATTCCAGAGCGGGATATGGAAATAATCATGTACCGTTGGGACGGGCAGAATATGAACAAAATCGATACATCCGTGCGGATTGTTCACATTCCCACTGGCATTGCCGTGGGGTCTACCCAGGAGCGCACTCAACTGCAAAATAAAGAAAAAGCCCTTGTTCTTATAAAAAGCAGGTTGTT from Argonema galeatum A003/A1 includes:
- a CDS encoding nitrate ABC transporter ATP-binding protein (This model describes the ATP binding subunits of ATP-binding cassette (ABC) transporters for nitrate transport, or for bicarbonate transport, in bacteria and archaea.): MTYTEKAKKKTTRSKSREAFLTIEGVSKVYPTAQGPYTVLKDVNLTVNEGEFICVIGHSGCGKSTLLNMVSGFATPTDGEVRLEGQRIGEPGPDRMVVFQNYALLPWLTAFENVYLAIDSVYPDKPEPEKRAITREHLAMVGLTEAADKKPTQISGGMKQRVSIARALAIRPKVLVLDEPFGALDAITKEELQEELLKIWTDHRCTVLMITHDIDEALFLADKLVMMTNGPAANIGEVMQIPFPRPRDRSQIMEDPEYYNLRNYALDYLFRRFAHDADEE
- a CDS encoding Uma2 family endonuclease, which gives rise to MITSTVVPQITEIFSLEDWMRNPPEGTEWVDGKLVEKHPMEWMDEKVVEKSGMTLKHSRIQSRLARSWGNYKDSSGQGGEVYTEVPCRTNKQGRYPDVAYLTPELLAQFGESAVLPQSFPLIAEIVSPTDFAEEVIAKAQEYLQSGCQEVWLVFPDSRWIIAITQNQRLVFISGEVVSTQVVLQGFSVAVDELLA
- a CDS encoding DUF1345 domain-containing protein, with product MFKTLDAKPRLLISIGISALVSGLLPSSLHLPTRILCAWNSGVVCLLALAWWMMLSATPQKMRRNAQRQDESRLAILTLVIAAACTSVLAIVFVLNDKKGISTLLLTLHLTLSVMTIVGSWLLVHTMFALHYAHCYYRDDRDTASEGNAGGLDFPSDNEPDYWDFLYFSFVIGMTGQVSDVATTSRSMRRLALLHGVLSFFFNTAILAMSINIIAGLL
- a CDS encoding RNA polymerase sigma factor SigF, encoding MTATQYDISSYGMEMMVSYHQNPSVALRNQLVRLHAGLVRKVAHRISHQCAEPYEDLEQIGYFGLIRAIERFDPTQGCAFSSFAIPYIRGEMLHFLRDKSSIVKVPRRWQELYNEGEKVRKELTATLGRSPKDSEIAQVLKVSVQEWRESQLAAQNRQPLSLDATVSHQVDSPVSLAETLPDSRYQAFQNLEEERQQLQGAMNQLEEKTRAAIECVFLRELPRKEAAKRIGVSPMTVTRHLQKGIDQLVCLLQPQTAGLAS
- a CDS encoding Bax inhibitor-1 family protein; translation: MSHTSNFREAFREAKGNALVGPNVIANALPFVGGGLVLTAVGTYGGLGVIRNYPSIFFPTFIGAVIVELILFFVAQGVVAQGNNKVALPLLATYSLLSGYTLSGLVFLALRSQGVGIQGVGIAALGCGIAFIAGRQIGSNLSEEDGMALSKTISIGILALCVVVFGQFLLAMFGVYTPTFLEIGISGIGVLLFAGAAVVDFFILPRTYRDDEYLPAALSMYLTYINLFIFILRLLIAINSRD
- a CDS encoding papain fold toxin domain-containing protein, with translation MPSSPQLSDEEIYQQVANIVGQFKLLECNECAEAIKEWLKANGINGIHLKIKLIGRGSFIVSQRLDEGRTNITQNGTHYGIEVRNKVFDNLSTTGQTREEWIKDFDCPSSQFSIEEVEKF
- a CDS encoding PCRF domain-containing protein (programmed frameshift); amino-acid sequence: MEVLDIKREVETLSQRLGQIRDYLNSPALSAKIKQLEQWFAQTESGNDRTLPHHKLQEFENLESDLQQYAQWQTNLEDIKAASELLELEADEELRQETETKITQLNCFLEQFELHLLMSEPFDQNGAFLIVNAEADETDTQDWVEMLLRMYGGWGQKQGYKLHIVDEKGRDYGGIKSATLEISGRYAYGYLKAETGRHRLERISPFNPNSKRPTSFARVEVIPILDDSVDLEIPERDMEIIMYRWDGQNMNKIDTSVRIVHIPTGIAVGSTQERTQLQNKEKALVLIKSRLFAIALSQGVKTIADIRREEIAAIATNTIRHYVFHPYQMVKDLRTGVETTAVAEVINGELDLFLKAYIRHQNQPIHDRIPLTPQ